The Macrobrachium nipponense isolate FS-2020 chromosome 1, ASM1510439v2, whole genome shotgun sequence genome includes a window with the following:
- the LOC135218757 gene encoding uncharacterized protein LOC135218757, with product MVAAVTKSQPRGFYVQDSISGLRMLVDTGDKPSLFPSSAEDCSRAPDDPTVLVAANGTPIRTYGTRAQTIAFLGRTYTWPFVLADVRIPLLGADFLAHHGLLVDMACQCLLDTETCLSRPLAGGPRAPTICSDLPHHRYAFLLQEFLDVFRLELGQGAGAAPKHGVFHHIETKGPPTHAKFRHLLLKLLQEAMTVFKEMEKMGICK from the coding sequence ATGGTAGCGGCAGTAACGAAGTCCCAACCCAGGGGCTTCTATGTTCAGGACAGCATCTCCGGCCTCAGGATGCTGGTTGACACTGGTGACAAGCCGTCATTGTTTCCGTCGTCTGCAGAGGATTGCAGCCGCGCCCCCGATGACCCGACCGTTCTCGTAGctgcaaacgggacccccatccgcaCCTATGGCACCAGGGCCCAGACCATCGCATTCCTGGGCAggacctacacctggcccttcgTCCTCGCTGACGTACGGATCCCTCTCCTGGGAGCGGACTTCCTTGCCCACCATGGCCTCTTGGTGGACATGGCCTGCCAGTGCCTTCTCGATACTGAGACCTGCCTCTCCCGCCCACTTGCCGGAGGACCAAGGGCGCCCACCATCTGTTCTGACCTTCCCCACCACAGATACGCCTTCCTTCTCCAGGAGTTTCTGGACGTCTTCCGCCTCGAGCTTGGCCAGGGGGCTGGGGCCGCACCCAAGCATGGTGTCTTCCACCATATTGAGACCAAGGGCCCCCCGACACACGCCAAGTTCCGCCACCTCCTGCTGaagctcctccaggaagccaTGACCGTGTTCAAAGAAATGGAGAAGATGGGGATCTGTAAATAG